The Seriola aureovittata isolate HTS-2021-v1 ecotype China chromosome 2, ASM2101889v1, whole genome shotgun sequence genome has a segment encoding these proteins:
- the LOC130179618 gene encoding sodium- and chloride-dependent taurine transporter-like encodes MAQKEKLQCLKDFHKDTLKPSPGKSPGTRPEDEAEGKHPQREKWASKLDFVLSVAGGFVGLGNVWRFPYLCYKNGGGAFLIPYFIFLFGGGLPVFFLEVALGQFTSEGGITCWEKLCPIFTGIGYASIVIVSLLNIYYIVILAWGLYYLFQCFQPELPWAKCNQPWNTEHCIEDTYRKNKTFWLAANASNFTSPVTEFWEHNVLGITSGIEDMGHVKWDLALCLLLVWVICFFCIWKGVKSTGKVVYITATFPFIMLIVLLIRGVTLPGASAGIRFYLYPDLARLKDPEVWIDAGTQIFFSYAICLGAMTSLGSYNKYKYNCYRDCLLLGALNSGTSFVSGFAIFSVLGFMAQEQGVDISAVAESGPGLAFIAYPKAVTMMPFPTLWAVLFFVMLLLLGLDSQFVEVEGQITSLVDLYPSFLRKGYRREVFIAILCCISYLLGLTMVTKGGMYVFQLFDYYAASGVCLLWVAFFECIAVAWVYGVDNFYDAVEDMIGYRPNPWMKWSWSVITPLLCMGCFIFSLVKYKPLTYNKVYQYPDWAVGIGWTLALASMICIPMVVVIKIIQSDGPLIERIKAVAAPVRGGASSRPADHRGPKELSYPLDPNGNKGLLMKAPTHTIVETMM; translated from the exons ATGGCGCAGAAAGAGAAACTTCAGTGTCTGAAGGATTTCCATAAGGACACTCTGAAGCCGTCTCCCGGTAAGAGCCCCGGCACTCGGCCTGAAGACGAGGCGGAGGGCAAACACCCCCAGCGGGAGAAGTGGGCCAGCAAGTTGGACTTTGTTCTGTCTGTGGCTGGAGGCTTTGTTGGTTTAGGGAACGTCTGGCGTTTCCCATACCTCTGCTATAAGAATGGTGGAG GTGCATTTCTCATCCCCTACTTCATCTTCCTGTTTGGCGGAGGTCTGCCGGTCTTCTTCCTGGAGGTCGCCCTGGGTCAGTTCACCTCCGAGGGTGGCATCACCTGCTGGGAGAAGCTCTGCCCCATCTTTACTG gTATTGGTTACGCCTCCATTGTGATTGTTTCCCTGCTGAATATCTACTACATCGTCATCCTGGCCTGGGGCCTCTACTACCTGTTCCAG tgttttcagccGGAGCTGCCCTGGGCCAAGTGCAATCAGCCCTGGAACACCGAACACTGCATCGAGGACACCTACCGCAAGAACAAAACCTTTTGGTTGGCTGCCAACGCCTCCAACTTCACCTCCCCCGTCACCGAGTTCTGGGA ACATAACGTGCTGGGTATCACCAGCGGTATAGAGGACATGGGTCATGTTAAATGGGACCTGGCTCTTTGTTTACTGCTCGTCTGGGTCATCTGCTTCTTCTGCATCTGGAAGGGAGTCAAGTCCACTGGCAAG GTGGTCTACATCACAGCCACATTCCCGTTTATCATGCTCATCGTGCTGTTGATTCGTGGTGTGACACTGCCGGGTGCTTCAGCGGGTATCAGGTTCTACCTGTACCCTGACCTCGCTCGCCTGAAGGACCCAGAG GTGTGGATTGACGCCGGCACCCAGATCTTCTTCTCCTACGCCATCTGTTTGGGCGCCATGACGTCCTTGGGGAGCTACAACAAGTACAAATACAACTGCTACAG GGACTGTTTGCTGCTGGGAGCCCTCAACAGTGGTACCAGTTTTGTGTCTGGCTTCGCAATATTTTCCGTCCTGGGCTTCATGGCACAAGAGCAAGGGGTGGACATTTCTGCTGTGGCAGAGTCAG GTCCTGGCCTGGCGTTCATTGCCTACCCCAAGGCTGTAACCATGATGCCTTTTCCTACACTCTGGGCAGTTCTCTTCTTCgttatgctgctgctgcttggccTCGACAGTCag tttgtaGAGGTGGAAGGGCAGATCACATCACTGGTGGATCTGTATCCGTCCTTCCTAAGGAAGGGTTACCGCAGAGAGGTCTTCATCGCTATCCTCTGCTGCATCAGCTATCTGCTTGGACTCACCATGGTTACCAAG ggtgGCATGtatgttttccagctgtttgaTTACTATGCAGCGAGCGGTGTGTGCCTTCTGTGGGTGGCATTCTTTGAATGTATAGCTGTTGCCTGGGTATATG GCGTTGATAATTTCTACGATGCAGTCGAGGACATGATTGGCTACAGACCAAATCCCTGGATGAAGTGGAGCTGGTCTGTTATCACTCCTTTACTGTGCATG GgctgcttcattttctccttgGTCAAGTACAAGCCACTGACGTACAACAAGGTCTACCAGTATCCGGACTGGGCCGTCGGAATAGGTTGGACTCTGGCCTTGGCCTCCATGATCTGCATCCCTATGGTGGTGGTCATCAAGATCATCCAGTCTGATGGGCCCCTCATTGAG AGGATCAAGGCGGTGGCCGCCCCGGTTCGTGGCGGGGCCAGCTCTCGTCCCGCAGACCACCGCGGCCCTAAGGAGCTCTCCTACCCGCTGGACCCCAACGGGAACAAGGGCCTCCTGATGAAGGCCCCCACCCACACCATCGTAGAGACCATGATGTAA